In the genome of Actinomadura graeca, one region contains:
- a CDS encoding dienelactone hydrolase family protein translates to MQKTREARWVTFPSGPDEIRGYLALPPRRGGGVPPPVVIMAHENLGVTAHRERVTERIADEGFACLTVDLYSRIGGRPPQDYTTPEERRALAFLAARDEQALPDLEAGLDHLAGRDDVDASRAAVLGFCLGGGLALAWAATTDRLACAVPLYGLPELPPSYSPTGRVRSRIAIAGDVRCPVQAHFGGADEVIPLDQVARLGTALKESGQETEVHVYEDAGHAYHDDTHPNHHPEAARLTWERTVAFLEKHL, encoded by the coding sequence ATGCAGAAGACCCGTGAAGCCCGCTGGGTGACCTTCCCCAGCGGTCCCGACGAGATCCGCGGCTACCTGGCGCTGCCCCCGCGGCGCGGCGGCGGCGTCCCACCACCGGTGGTGATCATGGCGCACGAGAACCTCGGTGTCACCGCCCACCGGGAGCGGGTCACCGAACGGATCGCGGACGAGGGCTTCGCCTGCCTGACCGTCGACCTGTACAGCAGGATCGGGGGCCGGCCCCCGCAGGACTACACGACCCCCGAGGAGCGCCGTGCCCTGGCCTTCCTCGCCGCTCGCGACGAGCAGGCGCTGCCCGACCTGGAGGCGGGCCTGGACCACCTCGCGGGACGCGACGACGTCGACGCCTCGCGCGCCGCCGTCCTCGGGTTCTGCCTCGGCGGCGGCCTCGCGCTCGCCTGGGCGGCCACGACCGACCGGCTGGCCTGCGCCGTTCCGCTCTACGGACTGCCCGAGCTGCCGCCGTCCTACAGCCCCACCGGCCGCGTCCGGTCCCGCATCGCCATCGCCGGCGATGTCCGCTGCCCCGTCCAGGCGCACTTCGGCGGAGCCGACGAGGTCATCCCGCTCGACCAGGTCGCCCGCCTCGGCACCGCCCTCAAAGAGTCCGGGCAGGAGACCGAGGTCCACGTCTACGAGGACGCCGGGCACGCCTACCACGACGACACCCACCCCAACCACCATCCCGAGGCCGCCCGCCTCACCTGGGAGCGGACCGTCGCGTTCCTGGAGAAGCACCTGTGA
- a CDS encoding ABC transporter permease, whose amino-acid sequence MTTLTAAKGHLRTGLPPGLSRHAGLLAVLLIIGAFTALRSDAFLTGPNLLNVSQQIAVVAVLAAGLTLLMTAGGIDFSLGTIAAVAHGVTAQLIVAGVDEWTAAALALALGAAAGLVNGLVVTFLRVTPFVATLATSTGLGGAALLIIDGKSVSIGEALTPLGFGEVLGVIPALVVVAIVVCAAAGLVLRWTAFGRNAYAIGGNERAARLAGIPVARTKLLLYTLGGLLAGLGGVMLVARLGAASPGTGGLPLELTVVAAVVIGGTALHGGSGTVAGTVLGVVLLGVVTNAINLLQINADYQDVALGAVLLVAAVTNHLRGRPH is encoded by the coding sequence ATGACCACACTGACCGCGGCGAAGGGGCACCTGCGGACCGGCCTCCCGCCGGGCCTGTCCCGCCATGCCGGGCTGCTGGCCGTGCTCCTGATCATCGGGGCCTTCACCGCGCTGCGCAGCGACGCCTTCCTCACCGGCCCGAACCTGCTCAACGTGTCCCAGCAGATCGCCGTCGTCGCCGTCCTCGCGGCCGGCCTCACCCTGCTGATGACCGCCGGCGGGATCGACTTCTCGCTCGGGACCATCGCCGCCGTCGCCCACGGCGTCACCGCGCAGCTCATCGTCGCGGGCGTGGACGAGTGGACCGCCGCCGCGCTGGCCCTCGCGCTGGGTGCGGCGGCCGGCCTGGTCAACGGGCTCGTCGTGACGTTCCTGCGGGTCACGCCTTTCGTGGCGACGCTCGCCACCTCGACCGGCCTCGGCGGCGCCGCGCTGCTCATCATCGACGGCAAGAGCGTCTCCATCGGCGAGGCGCTGACGCCGCTCGGGTTCGGCGAGGTCCTCGGCGTGATCCCCGCCCTGGTCGTCGTCGCGATCGTCGTCTGCGCCGCCGCCGGGCTGGTGCTGCGCTGGACGGCGTTCGGCCGCAACGCCTACGCCATCGGCGGCAACGAGCGGGCCGCCCGGCTCGCGGGCATCCCCGTCGCGCGGACCAAGCTCCTGCTCTACACCCTCGGCGGGCTGCTCGCCGGGCTCGGCGGGGTCATGCTCGTCGCCCGGCTCGGCGCGGCCAGCCCCGGCACCGGCGGCCTCCCCCTGGAGCTCACGGTGGTCGCCGCCGTGGTCATCGGCGGCACCGCGCTGCACGGCGGCAGCGGAACCGTCGCCGGCACCGTCCTGGGGGTCGTGCTCCTGGGCGTGGTCACCAACGCCATCAACCTGCTCCAGATCAACGCCGACTACCAGGACGTGGCGCTCGGCGCCGTGCTGCTCGTCGCGGCGGTCACCAACCACCTGCGCGGCCGTCCCCACTGA
- a CDS encoding alpha/beta hydrolase yields the protein MTFWTDSLGAETRFRDAAGWRTRSIEAGDGDAVILMGGLTGHAEGFLRNVVPLSERGLRVYAIDVLGHGLTDRPTDVTYHAPVFTRHLIGFLDAIGAERAHLVGQSLGGWIALYTALKHPGRVGRIVSVTGAGLLLSDPGRATESERVHAQVKAVTTKAASAPTRESVRERLEWLMHDPATVTDELVECRYRYYTLPGTEKALAKLVAEQPGEANRAYMLDEDDLASIGHETLVLWSDHNPTTPAEVGRRASEILPNATFDTIAGAGHWPMFEQPGEFNRIVGDFLAQDSR from the coding sequence ATGACCTTCTGGACCGACTCCCTCGGCGCCGAGACCCGCTTCCGCGACGCCGCCGGGTGGCGCACCCGCTCCATCGAGGCCGGGGACGGCGACGCCGTCATCCTCATGGGCGGGCTCACCGGCCACGCCGAAGGCTTCCTGCGCAACGTCGTGCCGCTGTCCGAACGCGGCCTGCGCGTCTACGCGATCGACGTGCTCGGCCACGGCCTGACCGACCGTCCCACCGACGTCACCTACCACGCACCGGTCTTCACCCGGCACCTCATCGGCTTCCTCGACGCCATCGGAGCCGAACGCGCCCACCTGGTCGGCCAGTCCCTCGGCGGCTGGATCGCCCTCTACACCGCGCTGAAGCATCCCGGCCGCGTCGGGAGGATCGTGTCCGTCACCGGCGCCGGGCTGCTGCTGTCCGATCCCGGACGCGCCACCGAGAGCGAACGGGTGCACGCCCAGGTCAAGGCCGTCACCACCAAGGCGGCCTCGGCGCCGACCCGCGAGAGCGTCCGCGAACGGCTGGAATGGCTGATGCACGATCCCGCCACCGTCACCGACGAGCTCGTCGAATGCCGCTACCGCTACTACACGCTGCCGGGCACCGAGAAGGCACTCGCCAAACTCGTGGCCGAGCAGCCCGGCGAGGCCAACCGGGCCTACATGCTGGACGAGGACGACCTCGCCTCCATCGGCCACGAGACCCTCGTGCTGTGGAGCGACCACAACCCCACCACCCCCGCCGAGGTCGGCCGCCGCGCCAGTGAGATCCTGCCCAACGCCACCTTCGACACGATCGCCGGTGCCGGGCACTGGCCCATGTTCGAGCAGCCCGGCGAGTTCAACCGCATCGTCGGCGACTTCCTCGCCCAGGACTCCCGGTGA
- a CDS encoding TetR/AcrR family transcriptional regulator has protein sequence MARADEHDESILDAAEKLFAQIGYDSTTLRMISEVAGGDVTVTELEERGKQQIYRQVFSRLYNIELEQITSAVRDTSNTIEGIHAAVDAFLDFVVEHSALPSLWRHRGLGDAADVPFGQRDYLAPLLVVLTTTPWEGISPKLNLRFLAWVTVWTSGAFVHDGFVDETGTRVFYRDARALQSFRSQLHELWDALNGTDTPR, from the coding sequence ATGGCTCGTGCGGACGAGCACGATGAGAGCATCCTGGACGCGGCAGAGAAGCTTTTCGCCCAGATCGGCTACGACTCGACGACGCTGAGGATGATCAGCGAGGTCGCCGGGGGCGATGTCACCGTCACCGAGCTGGAGGAACGGGGAAAGCAGCAGATCTACCGGCAGGTCTTCTCCAGGTTGTACAACATCGAGCTGGAACAGATAACCTCCGCCGTCAGAGACACTTCCAACACCATCGAGGGCATCCATGCCGCCGTGGACGCCTTTCTCGACTTCGTCGTCGAACATTCCGCCCTGCCGTCGCTGTGGCGTCATCGGGGCCTCGGTGACGCCGCCGATGTGCCGTTCGGGCAACGGGATTACCTCGCGCCATTGCTGGTCGTCCTGACGACCACCCCCTGGGAGGGCATTTCCCCGAAACTGAATCTCCGGTTCCTGGCCTGGGTCACCGTGTGGACCTCCGGCGCCTTCGTGCACGACGGCTTCGTCGATGAGACCGGCACCCGGGTCTTCTACCGCGACGCTCGGGCCCTCCAGAGCTTCCGAAGCCAGTTGCACGAGCTATGGGACGCCCTCAATGGAACCGACACCCCTCGATAG
- a CDS encoding sugar ABC transporter substrate-binding protein, giving the protein MSASLGIVRHATRSRAAILALTAGLALSACSVDKGDATATPASSGKKLTLGFVNGNSIEFHTCLQKALQARADRAGVKVLTANSAMDPAKELSNIDDMIVKRVDAIVVQTVNIDSLEGGIGRANRAGIPIFLTSVASVDQSTILGAVVTDVRKVGRELGAWLVKDAGGGPAEVGIIGGAPGAAADLMNSAFKQSLGGGATVVFDQPAFWQRAKAQDVADNLLQARPKVSYVFVHNEDMAFGVLAAFKAAGRDDIKILTNGGSEAGVKAVKDGDFAVTVSNTPKSVGEMAVDNVVGLLRGTSGVKKIATVPDVLVTSENASEAPPYCS; this is encoded by the coding sequence ATGTCCGCCAGCCTGGGCATCGTCCGACACGCCACTCGAAGCAGGGCCGCGATCCTCGCCCTGACCGCCGGTCTCGCGCTCTCGGCCTGCAGCGTCGACAAGGGAGACGCCACCGCCACGCCCGCGTCATCGGGCAAGAAGCTGACGCTCGGCTTCGTCAACGGCAACTCCATCGAGTTCCACACCTGCCTTCAGAAGGCCCTCCAGGCGCGCGCCGACCGTGCCGGGGTCAAGGTCCTGACCGCGAACTCGGCCATGGACCCGGCCAAGGAGCTGTCCAACATCGACGACATGATCGTCAAGCGTGTGGACGCGATCGTCGTGCAGACGGTCAACATCGACTCGCTGGAGGGCGGGATCGGCCGCGCCAACCGCGCGGGCATTCCGATCTTCCTGACCTCCGTCGCGTCCGTCGACCAGAGCACGATCCTCGGCGCGGTCGTCACCGACGTGCGCAAGGTCGGCCGCGAGCTCGGCGCGTGGCTCGTCAAGGACGCCGGGGGCGGGCCCGCCGAGGTCGGCATCATCGGCGGCGCGCCCGGCGCCGCCGCCGACCTGATGAACAGCGCCTTCAAGCAGAGCCTGGGCGGCGGCGCCACGGTCGTGTTCGACCAGCCGGCGTTCTGGCAGCGGGCCAAGGCGCAGGACGTCGCCGACAACCTCCTCCAGGCCCGGCCGAAGGTCTCCTACGTGTTCGTCCACAACGAGGACATGGCCTTCGGCGTGCTGGCCGCCTTCAAGGCCGCCGGACGTGACGACATCAAGATCCTCACCAACGGTGGCAGCGAGGCCGGTGTCAAGGCCGTCAAGGACGGGGATTTCGCGGTCACCGTCAGCAACACCCCCAAGAGCGTCGGTGAGATGGCCGTGGACAACGTCGTCGGCCTGCTGCGCGGCACGAGCGGCGTCAAGAAGATCGCCACCGTCCCCGATGTGCTCGTGACCAGCGAGAATGCGAGTGAAGCGCCACCCTATTGCTCGTGA
- a CDS encoding class II aldolase/adducin family protein, producing MTPADQVSVGCRVLAAHGNADLIWGHLSLRDPDGAGVWLKAAGHGMEEITPAQVVLIDRDGTRLEGDGRVHLEYPVHTEIMAARPDVGAVVHSHAESAVAFAATGLPLHPVGHEGTLFWPPDIARFTATGDLIRDRALGEAVADAIGDRNALLLHRHGLVTAGPDVPTAVMTAIFLEKACRLQLQVAAVTGTYDHSDEAEALAKRARCYGPSQLDAAWSYLVRRLPEG from the coding sequence GTGACCCCCGCCGACCAGGTCTCCGTCGGCTGCCGTGTGCTGGCCGCGCACGGCAACGCCGACCTCATCTGGGGGCATCTCTCCCTCCGCGACCCGGACGGGGCGGGAGTCTGGCTCAAGGCCGCCGGTCACGGCATGGAAGAGATCACCCCGGCCCAGGTGGTGCTCATCGACCGTGACGGGACACGCCTTGAAGGCGACGGCCGCGTCCATCTCGAATACCCCGTTCACACCGAGATCATGGCGGCCCGGCCCGACGTGGGCGCGGTGGTCCACAGCCACGCCGAGTCGGCCGTCGCCTTCGCGGCGACAGGACTCCCCCTCCACCCGGTCGGCCATGAGGGCACCCTGTTCTGGCCGCCCGACATCGCCCGCTTCACCGCCACCGGCGACCTCATCCGCGACCGGGCCCTCGGCGAGGCCGTCGCCGACGCCATCGGCGACCGCAACGCCCTCCTCCTCCACCGGCACGGCCTGGTCACCGCCGGACCCGACGTGCCCACCGCCGTCATGACCGCGATCTTCCTTGAGAAGGCGTGCCGCCTCCAGCTCCAGGTCGCCGCGGTCACCGGCACCTACGACCACTCGGACGAGGCGGAGGCCCTCGCCAAGAGGGCCCGCTGCTACGGCCCCTCGCAACTCGACGCCGCCTGGTCGTACCTGGTCCGGCGGCTGCCGGAGGGGTGA
- a CDS encoding CaiB/BaiF CoA transferase family protein has translation MRPFSSDHDTSGRGPLSGLVVIDLTRALAGPHAAMMLGDLGATVIKVERPGGDDSRGWGPPFAGDESTYFLSANRNKLSITLDLTSPDDHGTLRRLVERADVLMENFRPGVLDRLGLPVRRLAELNPRLVVLSITGFGHDGPEAGRPGYDQIAQGEAGLMALTGSGPDDPQRVGVPVADLLAGIHGAYGVLAALIDRRRTGRGQVVRTSLLAGVVGVHAFQGTRWTVAGQRGRAEGNHHPSICPYGLFPTRDGVVQLAVGSQDLWNRFCAEFGLDPGADGMATNAARVSRRDHVIALVERLFADDDTEPLLARLAAAGIPAGRVRDVDEVYQWEQTRSQGLLLPVRHRTLGDITLPGPPLRFFDLSGTETTFAGHTAPPVLGGDSDAVHAWLAEEPEAAGEERW, from the coding sequence GTGCGCCCATTTTCGAGCGATCATGACACATCCGGACGCGGGCCGCTATCGGGCCTGGTGGTGATCGACCTGACCAGGGCCCTGGCCGGGCCGCACGCCGCGATGATGCTCGGCGACCTGGGGGCCACCGTCATCAAGGTGGAGCGCCCCGGCGGCGACGACAGCCGGGGCTGGGGGCCGCCGTTCGCCGGGGACGAGTCGACCTATTTCCTGTCGGCCAACCGCAACAAGCTGTCCATCACCCTCGACCTGACCTCCCCGGACGACCACGGGACGCTCCGGCGGCTGGTCGAACGCGCGGACGTCCTGATGGAGAACTTCCGTCCCGGCGTCCTGGACCGGCTCGGCCTGCCCGTCCGGCGCCTGGCCGAGCTCAACCCCCGGCTCGTCGTGCTGAGCATCACCGGGTTCGGCCACGACGGTCCCGAGGCCGGCCGTCCGGGCTACGACCAGATCGCCCAAGGCGAGGCCGGGCTGATGGCACTGACCGGCTCCGGGCCGGACGACCCGCAGCGCGTCGGCGTGCCCGTCGCCGACCTGCTCGCCGGCATCCACGGCGCCTACGGGGTGCTGGCCGCGCTGATCGACCGTCGCCGGACCGGACGCGGCCAGGTCGTGCGGACCTCCCTGCTCGCCGGCGTCGTCGGCGTGCACGCCTTCCAGGGCACCCGGTGGACGGTGGCCGGGCAGCGCGGACGCGCCGAGGGCAACCACCATCCCTCGATCTGCCCCTACGGCCTGTTCCCCACCCGCGACGGCGTCGTGCAGCTCGCCGTCGGCAGCCAGGACCTGTGGAACCGCTTCTGCGCGGAGTTCGGGCTCGACCCCGGCGCGGACGGCATGGCCACCAACGCCGCCCGGGTCTCCCGCCGCGACCACGTCATCGCGCTGGTCGAACGCCTCTTCGCCGACGACGACACCGAGCCGCTCCTCGCGCGGCTCGCCGCTGCGGGGATCCCGGCGGGGCGGGTCCGCGACGTCGACGAGGTCTACCAGTGGGAGCAGACCAGGAGTCAAGGGCTGCTCCTGCCGGTCCGGCACCGGACGCTGGGTGACATCACCCTTCCCGGCCCGCCCCTGCGCTTCTTCGACCTCTCCGGCACCGAGACCACGTTCGCCGGGCACACGGCACCGCCCGTCCTGGGGGGCGACTCCGACGCCGTCCACGCCTGGCTCGCCGAAGAGCCGGAGGCGGCGGGGGAGGAGCGGTGGTGA
- a CDS encoding alpha/beta fold hydrolase: MWTDLFGAEVRHATAAGVPTRVAALGSGDPILLLHGRGGHLETFARTLPALAAAGRRAIAFDLLGHGLTGRSPSGSYTVEDLTGHALATMDALGVDAVDLVGQSLGGWVAALAAVRAPARVRRLVLIEPAGLQPEAERLADPVVRTAYERGGRAYAEATPDAVRTRLAGLLADPAGVDPELVRVRAELYRPDAARRVHRLVRAADNGPSLLTPQRLRALTQPVLFVRGEHGHTPAAVVGAAVSAVPRARLLTVPEAKQWPHYERPDLVNASLIDFLSKEDHA, translated from the coding sequence ATGTGGACCGACCTGTTCGGCGCGGAGGTCCGGCACGCCACCGCGGCGGGGGTGCCGACACGCGTCGCCGCCCTCGGCTCGGGAGACCCGATCCTCCTGCTGCACGGGCGGGGCGGCCACCTGGAGACCTTCGCGCGGACCCTTCCCGCGCTCGCGGCCGCGGGACGCCGCGCGATCGCCTTCGACCTCCTCGGCCACGGGCTCACCGGCCGGTCGCCGTCCGGGTCCTACACGGTGGAGGACCTGACCGGCCACGCCCTGGCCACCATGGACGCGCTCGGCGTGGACGCCGTCGACCTCGTCGGCCAGTCCCTGGGCGGCTGGGTCGCCGCGCTGGCCGCGGTGCGGGCGCCCGCACGGGTGCGGCGGCTCGTCCTCATCGAACCGGCCGGGCTCCAGCCGGAGGCCGAACGGCTCGCCGACCCCGTGGTGCGGACGGCCTACGAGCGCGGTGGCCGGGCGTACGCCGAGGCGACGCCCGACGCCGTCCGGACGCGGCTCGCCGGGCTGCTCGCCGACCCGGCCGGGGTCGATCCCGAGCTCGTCCGCGTGCGCGCCGAGCTGTACCGGCCCGACGCGGCCCGGCGCGTGCACCGGCTGGTCAGGGCCGCCGACAACGGGCCCTCGCTCCTCACCCCGCAGCGGCTCCGGGCGTTGACGCAGCCCGTCCTCTTCGTCCGCGGCGAGCACGGGCACACGCCCGCGGCCGTCGTCGGGGCGGCGGTCTCCGCGGTCCCGCGCGCCCGCCTGCTGACCGTCCCCGAAGCCAAGCAGTGGCCGCACTACGAGCGGCCCGACCTCGTCAACGCCTCCCTCATCGACTTCCTCAGCAAGGAGGACCACGCATGA
- a CDS encoding FadR/GntR family transcriptional regulator codes for MKSPAPVTVVKEFIRSSGLEAGDRLPPERDLAERLGLTRSQVRTAMRRLVDEGVVWRHVGRGTFLVPQVDEERRESVLRSINPRELIEARLALEPRNALLASLSASESDVAAMEEALERQRQARSREEFSRWDVEFHRRVTRAARNTLLLDLFLLVSPAGQQGWEYPRPRPLTPERQEQALQEHVRIVEAIRDGEPQLAERHMRRHLEVTHRRITSSSYLPVA; via the coding sequence ATGAAGTCACCGGCCCCCGTGACGGTCGTCAAGGAGTTCATCCGGTCCTCGGGTCTCGAGGCCGGCGACCGGCTGCCCCCGGAACGCGACCTGGCCGAGCGCCTCGGCCTGACGCGCAGCCAGGTGCGGACGGCGATGCGCCGGCTGGTCGACGAGGGCGTCGTCTGGCGGCACGTCGGCCGCGGAACATTCCTCGTGCCCCAGGTGGACGAGGAGCGGCGGGAATCCGTGCTCCGCTCGATCAACCCCCGGGAGCTGATCGAGGCGCGCCTCGCGCTGGAGCCCCGCAACGCGCTGCTGGCCTCCCTCAGCGCGAGCGAGAGCGACGTGGCGGCGATGGAGGAGGCGCTGGAGCGGCAGCGTCAGGCCCGCTCCCGCGAGGAGTTCTCCAGGTGGGACGTCGAGTTCCACCGGAGGGTGACCCGCGCGGCACGCAACACGCTCCTTCTGGACCTGTTCCTGCTCGTCAGCCCCGCGGGGCAGCAGGGCTGGGAGTATCCCCGGCCGCGTCCGCTCACGCCGGAGCGCCAGGAGCAGGCGCTCCAGGAGCACGTCCGCATCGTCGAGGCGATCCGGGACGGGGAACCGCAACTGGCCGAGCGGCACATGC
- a CDS encoding carboxyl transferase domain-containing protein has translation MGARAFLDAVLDPGTFTCWDTGPVSIGGATPHTPRNSPVSCGGATPHTPRNSPVDVRPGPGYAAELAEARARTGLDESVTTGAGRIRGRRVAVVVSEFGFLGGSIGVASARRVTAAVERATSLRLPLLAAPASGGTRMQEGTPAFLHMIGITGAVSAHKAAGLPFLTYLRHPTTGGVLASWGSLGHLTFAEPGALVGFLGPRVHRALAGEALPADVQRAENLHVHDLVDQVVPVSSLAATLDRTLGMLAPARGRDLSSGHFRETGAPAAPRSGWEAVLVTRRPGRPGARFLLDSAASDALELGGDGAGLILALTRFGRTPCVLLAQERTGGPFGVAALRRARRGIRLAADLGLPLVTVIDTAGAELSREAEEGGLSREIAHCLAELLASPSPTVSVLFGAGTGGAALALLPADHVIAANHGWLAPLPPEGAAVVVHRDAGRAADLADAQRIDAVTLAEAGVVDTLVPDAAAVTDPADFCHRIRQALETALGDVTAVEATGRRNRRLRRYATLGRSVT, from the coding sequence ATGGGGGCCCGCGCCTTCCTGGACGCCGTCCTCGACCCCGGCACCTTCACCTGCTGGGACACCGGTCCGGTCTCTATTGGGGGGGCGACCCCCCACACCCCCCGGAACAGCCCTGTCTCTTGTGGGGGGGCGACCCCCCACACCCCCCGGAACAGCCCTGTGGACGTCCGCCCGGGTCCCGGCTACGCCGCCGAGCTGGCCGAGGCCCGCGCGAGAACCGGGCTGGACGAGTCGGTGACCACGGGCGCGGGCCGGATCCGCGGCCGCCGCGTCGCCGTCGTCGTGAGCGAGTTCGGCTTCCTCGGCGGATCGATCGGCGTGGCCTCCGCCCGCCGCGTCACGGCGGCGGTGGAACGCGCGACGAGCCTGCGCCTGCCGTTGCTGGCCGCCCCGGCGTCGGGCGGGACGCGGATGCAGGAGGGGACACCGGCCTTCCTGCACATGATCGGCATCACCGGTGCCGTCTCCGCGCACAAGGCGGCCGGCCTGCCGTTCCTGACGTATCTCCGTCACCCCACGACCGGAGGGGTCCTGGCCTCCTGGGGGTCGCTGGGCCACCTCACCTTCGCCGAGCCCGGGGCCCTCGTCGGATTCCTCGGCCCGCGCGTGCACCGGGCGCTGGCCGGAGAGGCGTTGCCCGCCGATGTGCAGCGGGCGGAGAACCTGCACGTCCACGATCTGGTCGACCAGGTGGTCCCGGTCTCCTCGCTGGCTGCGACCCTCGACCGGACGCTCGGGATGCTCGCCCCCGCGAGGGGCCGCGACCTCTCCTCCGGGCACTTCCGGGAGACCGGCGCGCCGGCCGCCCCGCGGTCCGGCTGGGAGGCGGTGCTGGTCACACGGCGGCCCGGCCGTCCCGGTGCCCGGTTCCTGCTGGACTCCGCCGCGTCCGACGCGCTCGAACTGGGAGGGGACGGGGCCGGCCTGATCCTCGCGCTGACGCGGTTCGGCCGCACACCCTGTGTGCTCCTCGCCCAGGAACGCACGGGCGGGCCGTTCGGGGTCGCCGCCCTCCGCCGGGCCCGCCGCGGCATCCGCCTGGCCGCGGACCTCGGCCTGCCCCTCGTCACGGTGATCGACACGGCCGGTGCGGAACTGTCCCGCGAGGCGGAGGAGGGCGGCCTCTCCCGGGAGATCGCCCACTGCCTGGCCGAGCTGCTGGCGTCGCCGTCGCCGACCGTCTCGGTGCTGTTCGGGGCGGGCACGGGGGGCGCCGCGCTGGCCCTCCTGCCGGCCGATCACGTCATCGCCGCGAACCACGGCTGGCTCGCCCCGCTCCCGCCCGAGGGCGCGGCCGTCGTCGTCCACCGTGACGCGGGCCGCGCCGCCGACCTCGCCGACGCCCAGCGGATCGATGCCGTGACCCTCGCCGAAGCCGGAGTCGTCGACACCCTCGTCCCCGATGCCGCCGCCGTGACCGACCCCGCGGATTTCTGCCACCGGATCCGGCAGGCGCTGGAAACCGCCCTGGGCGATGTCACCGCCGTTGAGGCGACCGGCCGGAGGAACCGGCGTCTGCGCCGCTACGCCACCCTCGGACGATCTGTGACGTGA
- a CDS encoding IclR family transcriptional regulator translates to MPDSPRPRPGGGRARRRGVRSVDRALDVLSAFSAAHPRFQLTGLAEAAGMPKTSTHRIAVTLVERGFLRQEGDGAYILGNRLLELGSLVSTTTALSHLTQGVAEELIRSTGETVLIAEIDWRDRSLLITGKREAPYSPESLSPLGRRSMLANGCISRAILSGLPREESEEIVARLPLAQRTPASITDPDVLRRELETSRRYGYAVEIGEFIAGIAGVAVPVMVGGRPAGAIAVCGRITRMPRRRLEALGNHMKHLLGQTAAERPHSPPRAGRPGDTDHAEDP, encoded by the coding sequence ATGCCCGACTCTCCTCGCCCTCGTCCCGGCGGCGGCCGCGCACGCCGCCGCGGAGTACGCTCCGTCGACCGCGCACTGGACGTGCTCAGCGCCTTCAGCGCGGCGCACCCCCGCTTCCAGCTCACCGGGCTCGCCGAGGCCGCCGGGATGCCGAAGACCAGCACCCACCGCATCGCGGTGACCCTCGTCGAACGCGGGTTCCTCCGCCAGGAGGGGGACGGCGCCTACATCCTGGGCAACCGGCTGCTGGAACTGGGCAGCCTGGTCTCGACGACGACCGCCCTGTCCCACCTGACGCAGGGCGTCGCCGAGGAGCTGATCCGCTCGACGGGCGAGACCGTGCTGATCGCCGAGATCGACTGGCGCGACAGGTCGCTGCTCATCACCGGGAAGCGGGAGGCACCGTACTCGCCGGAGTCGCTGTCGCCGCTCGGACGGCGCTCGATGCTGGCCAACGGCTGCATCAGCCGCGCCATCCTCAGCGGCCTGCCGCGGGAGGAGAGCGAGGAGATCGTCGCCCGGCTGCCGCTGGCCCAGCGCACCCCGGCCAGCATCACCGACCCTGACGTGCTCCGGCGCGAACTGGAGACCTCACGGCGGTACGGCTACGCCGTCGAGATCGGCGAGTTCATCGCCGGGATCGCCGGTGTCGCCGTCCCGGTGATGGTCGGCGGCAGGCCCGCCGGGGCGATCGCGGTCTGCGGACGGATCACGCGCATGCCGCGCCGTCGGCTCGAAGCCCTGGGCAACCACATGAAGCACCTGCTCGGCCAGACCGCCGCCGAGCGTCCGCACTCCCCGCCACGCGCGGGCCGACCCGGAGACACCGATCATGCAGAAGACCCGTGA